Proteins encoded within one genomic window of Acidobacteriota bacterium:
- a CDS encoding DUF1552 domain-containing protein, with protein sequence MIITRKAVPRRTVLRGLGAAVALPLLDGMAPALTALHRSAARPVRRFGVVYVPNGVVIDRWTPSAAGAGFELSPILKPLEPFRDRLLVLTGLTQNVNGLTARSGAVHGRCATKYLTGAIPRPFGQEGNDFLADVSLDQLLAREFGQDTALGSLELSLESGDKGAGTCDGGYSCTYSHTITWRGPRTPLPMEHNPRVVFERMFGDGGSTDPAVRQARLAQNRSLLDSVGEKAAALARDLGPGDAAKLAEYLDAVRDIERRIQRIEAQAARELPAFDQPAGVPASFADHARLMFDLQVLAYQSDLTRVITFMVGREFSSRTYPEIGAPGGHHPLSHEDSSISREQLIRINTHHAEQFAYYLGRLAATPDGDGSLLDHVVLYYGAGMSEGDHQPWNLPLVVAGGGGGRLKGGRHLRYDGGAGGGRSVAGGTPLANLHLTVAEKLGMRLDSLHDSTGRLDL encoded by the coding sequence ATGATCATCACCAGGAAGGCCGTTCCCCGCCGGACGGTGCTGCGCGGCCTCGGCGCGGCGGTGGCGCTGCCGCTGCTCGACGGCATGGCGCCGGCGCTGACCGCGCTCCACCGCTCGGCGGCCCGCCCCGTGCGACGGTTCGGTGTCGTCTACGTGCCGAACGGGGTGGTGATCGACCGGTGGACGCCGTCCGCCGCCGGCGCCGGGTTCGAGCTCTCGCCGATCCTGAAGCCGCTCGAGCCGTTCCGCGACCGGCTGCTGGTGCTGACCGGCTTGACCCAGAACGTGAACGGCCTGACCGCGCGCAGCGGAGCGGTCCACGGCCGCTGTGCGACGAAGTACCTGACCGGGGCGATCCCACGCCCCTTCGGGCAGGAGGGCAACGACTTCCTGGCCGACGTCTCGCTCGATCAGCTCCTCGCCCGGGAGTTCGGGCAGGACACCGCGCTCGGATCCCTGGAGCTGTCGCTGGAGTCCGGCGACAAGGGGGCGGGCACCTGCGACGGCGGCTACAGTTGCACCTACAGCCACACCATCACGTGGCGCGGCCCGCGGACCCCGCTCCCGATGGAGCACAACCCGCGCGTGGTCTTCGAGCGGATGTTCGGCGACGGCGGCAGCACCGACCCGGCCGTCCGCCAGGCGCGGCTGGCGCAGAACCGCAGCCTGCTCGATTCGGTCGGCGAGAAGGCGGCCGCCCTCGCCCGCGATCTCGGTCCGGGCGACGCGGCCAAGCTGGCGGAGTACCTAGACGCCGTGCGGGACATCGAGCGGCGGATCCAGCGCATCGAGGCCCAGGCGGCGCGGGAGCTTCCGGCATTCGACCAGCCGGCCGGCGTGCCCGCGAGCTTCGCGGACCACGCGCGGCTGATGTTCGACCTGCAGGTGCTCGCGTATCAGAGCGACCTGACGCGCGTCATCACGTTCATGGTGGGCCGCGAGTTCAGCAGCCGCACCTATCCGGAGATCGGCGCGCCCGGCGGACACCATCCGCTGTCGCACGAGGACAGCTCGATCAGCCGCGAGCAGTTGATCCGCATCAACACGCACCACGCCGAGCAGTTCGCCTACTACCTCGGCCGCCTGGCCGCGACTCCGGACGGCGACGGCTCGCTGCTGGATCACGTCGTCCTCTACTACGGCGCGGGCATGTCCGAGGGCGATCACCAGCCGTGGAACCTGCCGCTGGTGGTGGCGGGCGGCGGTGGGGGACGCCTGAAGGGCGGCCGGCACCTGCGCTACGACGGCGGCGCGGGCGGCGGCCGGTCCGTCGCCGGCGGCACGCCCCTCGCCAACCTGCACCTGACGGTGGCGGAGAAGCTGGGCATGCGGCTCGACAGTCTCCACGACAGCACCGGGCGGCTGGACCTGTAG
- a CDS encoding DUF1592 domain-containing protein, whose product MAAGEAEYPSQDWDDYRTGADADLAVRVPVRAGTRVVGVSFVGKSWEQEGVLQPPLREYGATVTETTDTSPRPEGPGVESVAIDGPYAATGSGETASRARIFICRPGGRAAEDACARQILAALARRAYRRPVGEADVAALLAFYRTGRQAGGFEAGIRAALERLLIDPEFLFRIERDPEDVAPGAPYRLSDLELASRLSFFLWSSIPDDDLLDAAIDGRLSDPAERERQVRRMLADSRSRALVDNFAGQWLSLRSVAGIAPDPNLFPDFDENLREALRRETELFVESQLREDRSVVDLLRADHSFLNERLARHYGIAGVTGSHYRRVTLPDERRGGLLGQGSILAATSYGNRTSPVLRAKWLLENILGTPPAPPPPDIPPLPARGEAGEPRTVRERLAQHRRNAACAVCHAPMDPLGFALENFDAVGAWRTRDAGLPVDASAVLADGTTSFDGPAGLRRVLLDRSEQFVETVTEKLLTYALGRGIEHYDRPVIRAVTRAAAEDDHRWSSLILGIVESTSFRMRRSES is encoded by the coding sequence GTGGCCGCCGGCGAAGCGGAGTACCCGAGCCAGGACTGGGACGACTACCGCACCGGGGCCGACGCGGATCTGGCCGTGCGCGTGCCGGTGCGCGCCGGCACGCGGGTGGTCGGCGTGTCGTTCGTCGGCAAGTCGTGGGAGCAGGAGGGGGTGCTGCAGCCGCCGCTGCGGGAGTACGGGGCCACCGTCACCGAGACCACCGACACGTCGCCGCGCCCGGAGGGGCCGGGCGTCGAGAGCGTCGCCATCGACGGGCCGTACGCCGCCACCGGATCGGGCGAGACGGCCAGCCGCGCCCGGATCTTCATCTGCCGCCCCGGCGGCCGCGCCGCGGAGGACGCCTGCGCCCGACAGATCCTGGCGGCGCTGGCCCGCCGGGCGTACCGCCGCCCGGTCGGCGAGGCCGACGTCGCCGCGTTGCTCGCGTTCTACCGGACCGGCCGGCAGGCGGGCGGCTTCGAGGCCGGCATCCGCGCGGCCCTCGAGCGCCTCCTCATCGATCCGGAGTTCCTGTTCCGTATCGAGCGCGATCCGGAGGACGTCGCGCCGGGCGCCCCGTACCGGCTCTCGGACCTGGAGCTTGCCTCGCGGCTGTCGTTCTTTCTCTGGAGCAGCATTCCGGACGACGACCTGCTGGACGCCGCCATCGACGGCCGGCTGTCCGACCCCGCGGAGCGCGAACGGCAGGTGCGGCGCATGCTCGCCGACTCGAGGTCGCGCGCGCTCGTCGACAACTTCGCCGGCCAGTGGCTGTCGCTGCGCAGCGTCGCGGGCATCGCTCCCGATCCGAACCTGTTTCCCGATTTCGACGAGAACCTCCGCGAGGCCCTCCGGCGGGAGACCGAGCTGTTCGTGGAGAGCCAGCTTCGCGAGGACCGGAGCGTCGTCGACCTGCTGCGCGCGGACCACTCCTTCCTGAACGAACGGCTGGCCCGGCACTACGGCATCGCGGGTGTCACGGGAAGCCACTACCGGCGGGTGACGCTGCCGGACGAGCGGCGCGGCGGCCTGCTCGGCCAGGGCAGCATCCTCGCCGCGACGTCCTACGGCAACCGCACGTCCCCGGTGCTGCGGGCGAAATGGCTCCTGGAGAACATCCTCGGGACGCCGCCGGCCCCGCCGCCCCCGGACATCCCGCCGTTGCCGGCACGCGGGGAGGCGGGCGAGCCCCGCACCGTGCGCGAGCGCCTGGCGCAACACCGGCGCAACGCGGCCTGCGCCGTCTGTCACGCGCCGATGGACCCGCTCGGCTTCGCGCTGGAGAACTTCGACGCGGTCGGGGCCTGGCGTACCCGCGACGCCGGCCTCCCGGTCGACGCTTCGGCGGTCCTTGCCGACGGGACGACGTCGTTCGACGGTCCCGCGGGTCTGCGGCGGGTGTTGCTGGACCGCTCGGAGCAGTTCGTGGAGACGGTTACCGAGAAGCTGCTCACCTACGCTCTCGGCCGCGGAATCGAGCACTACGACCGCCCGGTGATCCGCGCCGTAACGCGCGCCGCCGCGGAGGACGACCACCGCTGGTCGTCCCTGATCCTGGGCATCGTCGAGAGCACGTCGTTCCGGATGCGGAGGTCGGAGTCATGA